The DNA sequence TGGGAGTTGGGAGTTGGGAGTTGGGGGTCAGAGGATGGGGGGGAAGAAGGGGGTTGGGAGTTGGGAGTTGGGAGTTGGGGGTCAGAGGATGGGGGGATGGGGGGATGGGGGGATGGGGGGAAACTTCAGACTCAGCACTCTGTTGAGACTCAACACTCTCTTCCCACTCAGCACTCAGCACTTTACACTCAGCACTTGGAGAAGCACTCAGCACTTTACACTCAGCACTTAGAGAAGCACTCAGCACTTTACACTCAGCACTTAGAGAGTGAGTGACTCGCAAAACCAGATAGTTATCGGCGGTTAACTCGGCTTCCCAACCGGGTTCGATGACGTTGGTTCCGGTTGCTTCGATAATTAAGGCTGCGCCTGTAATTTTGTCACCGGGTTTTAAGTCTTTTCTGAGATAGATGGGGGTTTTGTGCCAGTCGCCTTTGGTGTAAATTTGAACGGTGGCGACTGGGGTAGAAGTCCCGTTTTGTGGGGGTTTGGGTTCTGTGACGGCGGTAGCGCGACCAATTCCTTCAGTAGAAACGGCTTCTACTATTAAGGCTTTATTGGGGAAGGTGAAACCGTAGCGTTGCTGGTAAAGTTCCTCAAAGGCGCGGCGCATCTGTTGGGGGTGGGTAAAGTCAACCATTAACGCTGAGTCTGTTCCTTGGTAGCGTAAATGTGCTTTTTGCAAAACCTCTATCCGCGCTGGTTCCACCCCTTGTTGTTGAATTTCGGCTTGGGCGTCTGCGGCGAGTCGGTCTAGAATTTGCTGTAATTGGGGGATGGTGTCTGGGGTAAGCTGGACTTCAACGGCCTGTTGATGGAGCGATCGCACATCCGCTAACCCGATACCATAGGCGGAAAGTACCCCGGCGTAGGGATGGATGAAAATTTGCTGAATTCCCAAGGCTTCTGCTATTAAACAGGCGTGTTGTCCTCCCGCCCCGCCAAAGCAGCAAAGGGTGTATTCTGTGACATCATAGCCGCGCTGGATGGAGATCTTTTTAATCGCATTTGCCATTTTATCGATCGCGATCGCCAAAAAGCCATCCGCAACCTGTTCCGGGGTACGTCCATCGCCAATTTCTGCGGCTAGCTGCGCGAACTTTTCTCGGACAATATCCCCATCAAGGGGTAAATTTCCAACCGTTCCAAACACCTTGGGGAAAAAGTCGGGTTGGAGTTTACCCACCCTTACATTACAGTCTGTCACAGTTAACGGGCCGCCGCGACGGTAACAAGCCGGTCCCGGATCGGCCCCTGCGGAGGCGGGCCCCACGCGGTAGCGAGATCCGTCAAACTGGAGAATGGAGCCACCCCCAGCCGCTACAGTATGAATGGCCATCATTGGCGATCGCAACCGCACCCCGGCGACTTCGGTTTCAAAGGTGCGTTCGTACTCGCCGTTATAGTGGGAAACATCGGTGGAAGTTCCCCCCATATCAAAGCCAATAATTTTCTCAAAACCCGCCATCGCGCTTGTCTTCACCGCGCCAACAATTCCTCCGGCTGGACCTGAG is a window from the Desertifilum tharense IPPAS B-1220 genome containing:
- a CDS encoding hydantoinase/oxoprolinase family protein → MQNQTHLNGQWQFWIDRGGTFTDIVAQHPNGDIIVRKLLSENPERYTDAPIQGIREILELAEGEPIPAEQIAVVKMGTTIATNALLERKGDRTLLLITQGFRDALRIGYQNRPQIFASEIVLPEMLYERTIEVKERHSATGEVLVPLEIPVQQLQDAYDSGIRACAIALLHGYRYSEHEQQLAEVVREIGFTQISLSHEVSPLMKLVSRGDTTVVDAYLSPILRRYVARVANALGNATTSPRLMFMQSNGGLTEAKRFQGKDSILSGPAGGIVGAVKTSAMAGFEKIIGFDMGGTSTDVSHYNGEYERTFETEVAGVRLRSPMMAIHTVAAGGGSILQFDGSRYRVGPASAGADPGPACYRRGGPLTVTDCNVRVGKLQPDFFPKVFGTVGNLPLDGDIVREKFAQLAAEIGDGRTPEQVADGFLAIAIDKMANAIKKISIQRGYDVTEYTLCCFGGAGGQHACLIAEALGIQQIFIHPYAGVLSAYGIGLADVRSLHQQAVEVQLTPDTIPQLQQILDRLAADAQAEIQQQGVEPARIEVLQKAHLRYQGTDSALMVDFTHPQQMRRAFEELYQQRYGFTFPNKALIVEAVSTEGIGRATAVTEPKPPQNGTSTPVATVQIYTKGDWHKTPIYLRKDLKPGDKITGAALIIEATGTNVIEPGWEAELTADNYLVLRVTHSLSAECKVLSASLSAECKVLSASPSAECKVLSAEWEESVESQQSAESEVSPHPPIPPSPHPLTPNSQLPTPNPLLPPHPLTPNSQLPTP